The following coding sequences lie in one Psychrobacter arenosus genomic window:
- a CDS encoding fused MFS/spermidine synthase → MPKNIIWICLAIALLEGFAGLGIEIYAIRISAIYIGSSISITGIILALVLIAIAIGYWYGGRLSQNIKSPKRALSQAGFVLALSVVSHTIACMTQLTLLELITLSTDNPIIAAVGVGLVFGVGLAFGSMSIPLITQFLTLVNEDDDQIDAGKNAGVMVATTTIGSVLGSKVTPILLLPYIGLLSSLAVFIASLTLSAWLCTALATKYNYNLAKNRNKNFVRKSYKNFILSLLALAATLVFIITNKTDTGYQTTMGAWFINNTIIDGKSAVTISDMPRKTISSCWIYATEKSCSWYGKKAVEEIQKISSKRLIFLGGAGMAIPTEIAHKNPKMKITVIDIDKGLKDIVEMHFFKGPIAHNIKFVREDARGYLIRHKNNHYDYMLIDTFQGKYVAGNIYTIEALKSFKVASKYIMANIIGRPSLNHAYTQALLNTWQEAFGDSAFIITHNDTTELQNILLCNFPCGEGKQLSQAKFFSRNQKVHSDDLPILDRYYYQSL, encoded by the coding sequence ATGCCTAAAAATATAATATGGATTTGTCTTGCTATTGCGTTATTAGAAGGTTTTGCTGGACTAGGTATTGAGATTTATGCTATCCGAATCTCAGCAATTTATATAGGCTCATCTATATCAATCACGGGTATTATCTTAGCTTTAGTATTGATAGCGATAGCCATAGGGTATTGGTATGGCGGTAGGCTGTCTCAGAATATAAAGTCTCCAAAACGAGCATTGTCACAGGCAGGTTTTGTATTAGCACTCTCTGTAGTTTCCCATACCATTGCTTGCATGACTCAGTTAACGTTATTAGAGTTGATTACCTTATCTACTGATAATCCAATAATTGCTGCTGTAGGAGTGGGATTAGTATTTGGCGTAGGGTTAGCATTTGGGTCTATGAGTATTCCGCTAATTACGCAATTTTTGACATTGGTCAATGAGGATGATGACCAGATTGACGCTGGTAAAAATGCAGGTGTCATGGTTGCGACTACTACTATTGGCAGTGTGCTTGGCTCGAAAGTCACACCTATACTGTTATTACCTTATATTGGTTTATTGAGTAGCTTAGCTGTATTTATTGCATCCCTTACTTTAAGTGCATGGTTGTGTACTGCATTAGCTACGAAATACAATTATAATTTAGCCAAGAATAGAAATAAAAATTTTGTTCGGAAAAGCTACAAAAACTTTATTTTGTCTCTCTTAGCTTTGGCGGCAACGCTAGTTTTCATTATTACTAATAAGACAGATACTGGTTACCAAACAACCATGGGTGCTTGGTTTATTAATAATACTATAATTGATGGAAAGTCAGCGGTAACTATCTCTGACATGCCGCGGAAAACGATTAGCAGTTGTTGGATATATGCAACGGAAAAAAGTTGCAGTTGGTACGGTAAAAAGGCTGTCGAAGAAATACAAAAAATATCGTCAAAACGTCTTATCTTTTTAGGAGGTGCAGGGATGGCTATTCCTACTGAAATTGCACATAAAAACCCTAAAATGAAGATAACGGTGATTGATATTGATAAAGGCTTAAAAGATATAGTTGAGATGCACTTCTTTAAAGGCCCTATAGCACATAATATCAAATTCGTGAGAGAGGATGCTAGAGGCTACCTAATACGTCATAAAAATAATCATTATGATTATATGTTAATTGATACGTTTCAAGGTAAATATGTCGCAGGCAATATTTATACTATTGAAGCTTTAAAAAGTTTTAAGGTTGCAAGTAAATATATTATGGCTAATATTATAGGCAGACCAAGTCTTAATCATGCTTATACTCAGGCGCTTTTAAATACATGGCAGGAGGCTTTTGGAGATTCTGCATTCATCATTACTCATAATGACACTACAGAACTACAAAATATTTTATTATGCAATTTTCCTTGCGGTGAAGGTAAACAACTTAGTCAAGCAAAATTTTTTAGCAGGAATCAAAAAGTTCATTCAGATGATTTACCGATACTTGACAGATACTATTATCAATCTCTCTAA
- a CDS encoding serine hydrolase domain-containing protein, which yields MNKPHKSKSMLNKLISLIFIYCIFIIVVDRSPYPEQTYQWYQQQRLEYNLRCEGDTEWLRKTSIELIKQESHDPLIGFSLAYISPNGTLSTCVSGWVHKFSELPQVTPTTAYQFASVSKTFVSDLILDLVRQDKLSLEDKLVDILPELQDISYNDPRVRNIRIRHLLEHRAGFDRAKIGVNDDMFEPQPWCPSHVEKLATISLQFNPDERMAYSNTGYCLLSRIAEEKYNQPYQNILKIRYHLNDFNNFDFVTDDIGLPSQHSAITKLNPDYNYEALASVAGLYGDAPSLALIVYNMEKSKSPNILTKPIESWCNTSVIKGCHGYMGYEYSPSPRLRFFWRDGSMSTVSALLVIDNKGGVMTMLTNVKRTSGQVPQLVKRIYELRLQE from the coding sequence ATGAATAAACCTCACAAATCAAAATCAATGTTAAACAAGCTTATAAGCTTAATCTTTATCTATTGCATATTTATCATAGTTGTAGATCGCTCTCCCTATCCCGAGCAAACGTATCAATGGTATCAACAACAAAGATTAGAGTATAACCTACGCTGTGAAGGTGATACAGAGTGGTTGCGCAAAACGAGTATTGAATTAATAAAGCAGGAAAGTCATGATCCACTAATTGGCTTTTCATTAGCTTATATTTCACCTAATGGTACATTATCAACTTGTGTTTCTGGGTGGGTTCATAAATTTTCTGAGCTACCACAAGTAACGCCTACAACGGCTTATCAGTTTGCTAGCGTTTCTAAAACATTTGTCTCAGATCTTATTTTAGATTTAGTTCGTCAAGATAAGTTAAGTTTGGAAGATAAGCTAGTTGATATTTTGCCTGAGCTACAAGATATTTCTTATAACGACCCACGCGTTAGAAATATCCGTATTCGACATCTGTTGGAGCACAGAGCTGGCTTTGATCGTGCAAAGATTGGGGTGAATGATGATATGTTTGAGCCTCAGCCATGGTGTCCAAGCCATGTCGAGAAGCTAGCTACTATTAGTCTGCAGTTTAATCCTGATGAAAGGATGGCCTATTCTAATACTGGCTATTGTTTACTATCGCGAATAGCTGAAGAGAAGTATAATCAGCCTTATCAAAATATTCTTAAAATACGCTATCATTTAAACGATTTTAATAACTTCGATTTCGTTACAGATGATATTGGTTTACCAAGCCAACACAGCGCTATTACAAAATTAAATCCTGACTATAATTATGAGGCATTGGCTTCTGTTGCTGGACTTTACGGTGATGCGCCCTCACTAGCTCTTATCGTATACAATATGGAGAAGTCTAAATCCCCTAATATCTTAACTAAACCTATAGAGAGTTGGTGTAATACATCAGTGATTAAAGGTTGTCATGGCTATATGGGTTATGAATACAGTCCTAGTCCACGTCTAAGATTTTTCTGGCGAGACGGGAGTATGTCTACAGTGTCAGCCTTATTGGTTATAGACAATAAGGGTGGAGTTATGACAATGCTTACTAATGTAAAGAGAACATCAGGTCAAGTGCCGCAATTAGTCAAAAGAATCTATGAGCTAAGACTGCAAGAGTAG
- a CDS encoding pilin, producing the protein MNAQKGFTLIELMIVIAIIGILAAIALPAYQDYTARAKMSEVVLAGTTCKNTISEAADSGLPQAPTDNSWGCGETAGADGDAVPVNSKYVEKLTTTADGKISVYAQNIGNAVNGKAVSLTPYKTLGENGTPGTPMTANDYVSGSNTPIRTWACSFDGDNKYVPASCRAAATAVEPAK; encoded by the coding sequence ATGAACGCTCAAAAAGGTTTTACCCTTATCGAATTGATGATCGTCATCGCTATTATTGGTATTCTGGCTGCTATCGCTCTTCCTGCTTATCAGGATTATACGGCACGCGCTAAAATGTCTGAGGTAGTATTAGCGGGGACAACTTGTAAGAATACTATTTCTGAAGCGGCTGACTCAGGCTTACCTCAAGCTCCTACTGATAATAGTTGGGGATGTGGAGAAACTGCTGGTGCGGACGGTGATGCTGTACCTGTAAATAGTAAATATGTTGAGAAGTTAACAACTACTGCAGATGGTAAAATTTCTGTATATGCGCAAAATATTGGCAATGCTGTAAACGGTAAGGCAGTGTCACTAACTCCATATAAAACCCTTGGCGAAAATGGTACTCCTGGAACTCCTATGACAGCTAATGATTACGTATCAGGTTCAAATACTCCTATCCGTACTTGGGCTTGCTCATTTGACGGTGATAACAAATATGTTCCAGCTTCTTGCCGTGCAGCAGCGACAGCAGTAGAACCAGCAAAATAA
- a CDS encoding type IV pilin protein — protein sequence MLKDSLQITQPHVHYQGKSNLAGFTLIEMMIVIAIIGVLAAIAVPSYKSYTVKSKRADMMAEMQNIASSIEAKKLATGSYTSVKIDGLAGNFPRQGSAAYTIAITPISTTADGTKLTSGKWTITAAPTAGQTGDGKLTLAANGTKCRIINSVSECGMADEWNK from the coding sequence ATGCTAAAAGATTCATTACAAATTACTCAGCCTCACGTACATTATCAGGGCAAATCTAATTTAGCGGGCTTTACTCTAATTGAAATGATGATCGTAATAGCTATCATTGGGGTATTAGCAGCTATCGCTGTGCCTAGCTATAAGAGTTATACGGTGAAATCTAAACGCGCTGATATGATGGCGGAAATGCAAAATATTGCCAGTAGTATCGAAGCAAAAAAGCTAGCTACAGGTAGTTACACTAGTGTCAAGATTGATGGGCTAGCAGGTAACTTTCCTCGTCAAGGATCTGCTGCATATACAATTGCTATTACTCCTATCTCAACTACTGCTGATGGCACTAAACTTACTAGTGGGAAGTGGACTATTACAGCAGCGCCAACTGCTGGACAGACTGGAGATGGTAAATTAACCTTGGCAGCGAATGGCACCAAGTGTCGTATTATAAATAGTGTGAGTGAATGCGGTATGGCAGACGAATGGAATAAATAA
- a CDS encoding type IV pilin protein — translation MRSIFAQYLPVTLHTKKARDGRSHHSGILAQYGFTLIELMIVIMIVAILAAIAIPSYRRYVIKNAEKETQAQMKQLELQLESWRASRLTYKGFMPERGDNVCATGNYCYDSNSKVINVPTPKQGVTSTEKYQIFLVDSTDTSKSLVTADTDVNTAIGRGWKMLAIPNEDGPVSTGRRIMLTSIGVQCLTNDDNINLASTNCGTSNSETW, via the coding sequence ATGAGAAGTATATTTGCTCAGTATCTGCCAGTGACATTACATACTAAGAAAGCTAGAGATGGTAGAAGTCATCATAGTGGTATTTTGGCGCAGTATGGATTCACCCTAATAGAGCTAATGATAGTCATAATGATTGTGGCTATTTTAGCTGCGATCGCTATTCCTTCCTATCGTCGCTATGTGATAAAGAATGCAGAAAAAGAGACGCAAGCCCAGATGAAACAGCTAGAGCTACAGCTAGAGAGCTGGCGCGCATCCCGCTTGACTTACAAAGGTTTTATGCCTGAGCGTGGTGACAACGTTTGTGCCACTGGCAATTATTGCTATGATTCTAATAGCAAAGTCATCAATGTACCGACGCCAAAGCAAGGGGTGACAAGCACCGAAAAATATCAGATTTTTTTAGTTGATAGCACGGATACTAGTAAGAGTTTGGTAACTGCAGACACGGATGTAAATACAGCTATTGGTAGAGGGTGGAAGATGTTAGCTATTCCAAATGAGGATGGTCCTGTTAGTACAGGTCGTCGTATCATGCTGACCAGTATAGGGGTTCAATGTCTTACCAATGACGATAACATTAACCTCGCCTCAACCAATTGCGGTACCAGTAACTCGGAGACTTGGTAA
- a CDS encoding pilus assembly protein, whose translation MKNNLQPSSRTGKPTLSNATNIYLPKLTVLGTAIMSVLYLAVPITGSQASIGDLSIYKPAAEAKTNLVMMIDTSGSMGISSLVLPKDNQYGSPGDVDTPLCARAGSPEISGNDKTNAGSKFTIDKWSYDAPALRKTVSINGSNVSYYMRGCYNKNKAGQYLDTSGKVVSAQASAEVIYDRLSRLKDAMIPLLADTSVSDDVIMGLGNFSSRTPYKIGASENIFVDSHSGTMLVEAAKLTAAHRLKLANALNQFKSVDAFTDENGTPNSLRYVSSWKQPNEYKASGGTPTAQAYAEAGAAMMGTFTGNISSDISSGASVDLVYDGYAILRDPNGYQTYWVCVQSIPNDTSSALGKTNNVVQCDNSWPVITNSDGYISGSTVDNSKAELAKATRVYNAADQLVTYPSAPIYRNIANIWAGFNNLPAGWRFGGWRKLPYEPMDIEPVTGKVFTHPRSLKRSDGTSLDRGTGYGLFVYRTSPFSMKTNKEDNLKGGFDYSVKEAKTTGNSYKQVATTGQCDGNGIFFLTDGAPNSTKPIIASKIMNLSLGPAKGNLSTTLPSGGLVSPALQSNIFDGETGGWEYIGEYAKRLYNPNTNPVGIKIKTAVSGFGSSFAGIPEISDGVYDCDAAPNLDAKNACKWGSKDYGNGGFFYTQSSADISNSLKTFILSLNDKINTLPAGTISVPEDPYQSSTTLPYAYLPMLEPKIADNLVVWPGNLKKYNTKNGTLYGQNNNQLYTDAKGNLNDRAADVWTATPTNISGNAAIQSGGFYARLKAPNSSSPTSTRKVLVENYDTTGYGSGDGSGFVAIGVNSSNKPDASFPKLQDNLYEKNPNYGQFETRRILLNFLGYDIPYKTTDTTGVVNIDMTPYVSTKETRVLGGVLHSKPALVSYSANVDENGTILPSGREDYLLFGTMDGALHLANAETGQEEWALVLQEMFRTQPEALVNESKGDLKFGIDAPWLVNAKYNYDVETKGTGAAATKVRKVGLFKPTAADTSLINTSNYVAMSAYGGFRMGGDGLYALDLTEKATPKVLFSITPDMSNSSPVLHKNNSGTLATVVNNDYNNVGQIWSTVTVGRINPTAAASKNLDVIAFGGGYDMQYENSLFVPPTVATRRTKGSSVYIADAKTGDKKWQWDNPENHSIVGGITALDGDNDGLFDHLYFADLGGNLFRADFINKSGEKFENVRVVRLLNSAAELPTNKKHLAYRFYNRPVVSFYEGKNNQLFALVNIASGDRSSPLSEQRDSNDYANRVYGIMDTEITESTILDKKTAPSNDYVDVSLKDLTESNLVKLGSQKLSSAAISTDSTLYGKYCPPKKSAADGSLTYSDACKKKVTVMTGLITGGEKGWYYPLTRFAGFEGIKNVKSVGDYRVVDSNLFMSVYDRNANTGTTNTCDAQVLGSSEQQLYCLPYGICMDDTSVTGTGGYFPAGKGIQELSLGAMNSTNKSAKVLLGTQTLSQRANSSVDYGEDNKKGNNPSNTTGSNPAYPTDTTKKDGGDGTMASIVFNERFILNPTKWYEAN comes from the coding sequence ATGAAAAATAATCTACAACCGAGCTCACGTACGGGAAAACCTACCCTATCTAACGCTACTAATATCTATCTGCCAAAATTGACAGTATTGGGTACAGCCATTATGTCTGTGCTTTATTTAGCAGTACCCATAACCGGTAGTCAAGCCAGTATAGGCGATTTGTCTATTTATAAGCCTGCAGCAGAAGCAAAAACCAATCTAGTGATGATGATTGATACTTCAGGTTCGATGGGTATTAGCTCCTTAGTCCTGCCTAAAGATAACCAATATGGTAGTCCAGGAGATGTAGACACGCCACTATGCGCGCGTGCTGGCAGTCCAGAGATATCAGGGAATGATAAAACAAATGCGGGATCGAAATTCACCATTGATAAATGGTCTTACGATGCTCCAGCTTTGCGAAAAACAGTCTCTATCAATGGCTCTAATGTTAGCTATTATATGCGTGGTTGTTATAACAAAAACAAAGCTGGCCAGTACTTAGATACCAGTGGCAAAGTAGTCTCAGCACAAGCGTCAGCCGAAGTTATTTATGACCGTCTATCACGATTAAAAGACGCCATGATACCCTTACTAGCCGATACTAGTGTGAGTGATGATGTGATCATGGGTTTGGGTAATTTTTCATCGAGAACGCCTTACAAGATTGGCGCTTCAGAAAATATATTTGTAGATAGCCATTCCGGCACTATGCTAGTCGAAGCGGCTAAGCTGACTGCGGCTCATAGATTAAAGCTTGCGAATGCTTTAAATCAATTTAAATCTGTAGATGCATTTACCGACGAAAACGGTACCCCAAACTCACTGCGTTATGTGTCCAGTTGGAAGCAACCGAACGAATATAAAGCCTCAGGTGGTACACCGACAGCGCAAGCTTATGCCGAAGCGGGTGCAGCGATGATGGGTACTTTTACAGGAAATATATCTAGCGATATTAGCTCTGGAGCTTCAGTGGACTTGGTCTATGACGGCTATGCTATTTTACGGGATCCTAATGGTTATCAAACGTATTGGGTCTGTGTGCAGTCTATCCCTAACGATACGAGTAGCGCCTTAGGTAAAACTAATAATGTAGTGCAATGTGATAACTCTTGGCCGGTGATTACTAATTCAGATGGCTATATTTCAGGGTCAACTGTTGACAATAGTAAAGCTGAACTCGCTAAGGCTACTAGAGTTTATAATGCGGCAGATCAATTAGTTACCTATCCTAGTGCTCCTATTTATCGTAATATTGCCAATATTTGGGCTGGGTTTAATAATCTTCCTGCAGGTTGGCGATTCGGCGGTTGGAGAAAATTACCTTATGAACCAATGGATATAGAACCTGTAACGGGAAAAGTCTTTACCCATCCTCGTAGCTTGAAAAGATCTGATGGTACGTCTTTAGATAGAGGTACTGGTTACGGCCTATTCGTTTATCGTACTAGTCCTTTTTCTATGAAAACTAATAAGGAAGATAACCTTAAAGGTGGCTTTGATTATTCAGTCAAGGAGGCAAAAACAACAGGTAACAGTTATAAACAAGTTGCTACGACAGGCCAGTGTGATGGTAATGGGATATTCTTTTTGACAGATGGGGCACCTAACTCTACTAAACCTATTATTGCTAGTAAAATAATGAATCTATCACTAGGGCCTGCTAAGGGCAACTTGAGTACAACCCTACCTAGTGGAGGTTTAGTATCTCCTGCTTTACAGTCTAATATTTTCGATGGTGAGACGGGCGGTTGGGAATATATCGGCGAATATGCGAAAAGACTTTATAATCCAAATACTAATCCGGTAGGTATTAAGATTAAGACCGCAGTATCGGGATTTGGTTCTTCTTTTGCAGGTATTCCTGAGATTTCAGATGGCGTTTATGATTGTGATGCAGCGCCAAACTTAGACGCTAAAAATGCTTGTAAATGGGGGAGTAAAGACTATGGTAATGGTGGGTTTTTCTATACACAGTCCTCAGCAGATATCAGCAACAGTCTTAAAACTTTTATCCTATCATTGAATGATAAAATTAATACCTTACCTGCAGGGACCATTAGCGTACCAGAGGATCCTTATCAAAGTAGTACTACCCTACCTTACGCTTACTTGCCTATGCTCGAGCCAAAAATAGCGGATAACCTGGTAGTTTGGCCTGGTAATCTAAAAAAGTATAATACTAAGAACGGTACGCTTTACGGCCAAAACAATAACCAACTGTATACGGATGCTAAGGGCAATCTTAATGACCGCGCTGCCGATGTATGGACTGCTACTCCAACTAATATTAGCGGTAATGCCGCTATACAAAGTGGCGGCTTTTACGCCCGACTAAAGGCGCCAAATAGTAGCTCGCCAACTAGTACGAGAAAGGTATTAGTAGAAAACTACGATACCACTGGTTATGGATCTGGTGATGGCAGTGGCTTTGTAGCAATCGGGGTTAATAGTAGTAATAAACCAGATGCCAGTTTTCCAAAATTGCAAGATAACCTCTATGAAAAAAATCCTAACTATGGCCAATTTGAAACTCGACGCATCTTACTGAATTTTTTAGGGTACGACATTCCCTATAAAACGACTGATACAACAGGGGTAGTCAACATTGATATGACGCCATATGTATCAACTAAAGAAACTCGTGTATTAGGTGGCGTCTTACATTCAAAGCCAGCTTTGGTATCTTATAGTGCCAATGTTGATGAAAATGGCACTATATTACCTAGTGGCCGTGAAGACTACTTATTATTTGGGACAATGGATGGTGCCTTACATCTGGCCAATGCTGAGACAGGACAAGAAGAGTGGGCTTTAGTACTACAAGAAATGTTTCGTACACAGCCAGAGGCATTAGTAAATGAAAGTAAAGGCGATTTAAAATTTGGTATAGATGCGCCTTGGTTAGTCAATGCTAAATATAATTACGATGTAGAAACCAAGGGAACTGGAGCAGCAGCTACTAAAGTTCGTAAAGTAGGCTTGTTTAAACCCACTGCAGCTGATACTTCTTTAATCAACACTAGTAATTATGTGGCTATGTCAGCTTATGGTGGTTTCCGTATGGGTGGCGATGGCCTCTATGCATTAGATTTGACTGAGAAAGCGACTCCAAAGGTATTATTTAGTATCACTCCAGATATGAGTAATAGTAGTCCTGTCTTGCATAAGAATAATAGTGGCACATTAGCGACTGTCGTCAACAATGACTACAATAATGTGGGACAAATCTGGAGTACGGTAACGGTCGGCCGTATTAATCCTACGGCTGCTGCTAGCAAAAATCTAGATGTGATTGCGTTTGGTGGTGGCTATGATATGCAGTACGAAAACTCTCTATTCGTGCCACCAACAGTAGCAACTCGAAGAACAAAAGGCAGTTCTGTCTATATTGCCGATGCCAAAACAGGTGATAAGAAATGGCAATGGGATAATCCAGAAAATCACAGTATCGTAGGTGGAATTACGGCTCTAGATGGTGATAATGATGGTTTATTTGATCACTTATACTTTGCAGATTTAGGCGGCAACTTGTTTCGTGCTGACTTTATTAATAAGTCAGGAGAGAAATTTGAGAATGTCCGAGTGGTTCGTTTACTTAATTCAGCTGCTGAATTACCTACAAATAAGAAGCATTTAGCTTATCGTTTTTATAATCGACCTGTAGTTAGCTTTTATGAGGGTAAAAATAACCAACTATTTGCCCTTGTGAATATCGCTTCAGGAGATCGTAGCTCACCTTTATCAGAGCAGCGTGACAGTAATGATTATGCCAACAGAGTTTATGGCATTATGGATACCGAGATTACCGAGTCGACTATCCTTGATAAGAAAACAGCTCCTAGTAATGACTATGTTGACGTCAGTTTAAAGGATTTGACCGAATCCAACTTGGTTAAACTTGGGTCACAAAAGCTCTCTTCAGCAGCAATAAGTACAGATAGTACGCTCTACGGTAAATACTGTCCTCCTAAGAAGAGTGCTGCGGATGGTAGCTTGACCTATTCAGATGCTTGTAAGAAAAAAGTCACTGTAATGACTGGTTTAATTACAGGAGGTGAAAAAGGTTGGTATTATCCACTGACACGCTTCGCTGGATTTGAAGGCATTAAAAACGTCAAGTCGGTGGGTGATTATAGAGTCGTAGATAGTAATCTTTTTATGAGCGTTTATGATCGTAATGCTAATACAGGCACTACCAATACCTGTGATGCTCAAGTGTTAGGCTCTTCAGAACAACAGTTATATTGCCTACCTTATGGCATATGTATGGATGATACTTCGGTGACTGGCACTGGGGGCTATTTCCCAGCCGGGAAGGGCATTCAAGAACTGTCTTTAGGCGCTATGAATAGCACTAATAAATCAGCTAAAGTACTGCTAGGTACGCAGACTCTAAGCCAGAGAGCTAATAGTAGTGTTGATTACGGCGAGGATAATAAAAAAGGTAATAACCCAAGTAACACTACTGGTAGTAATCCAGCTTATCCTACAGATACTACTAAGAAAGATGGAGGAGATGGTACGATGGCTTCTATCGTATTTAACGAGCGCTTCATCTTGAATCCTACGAAATGGTATGAAGCTAACTGA
- a CDS encoding pilus assembly PilX family protein: MLHVRFRSPQSLPNGQTGAVLIVVLLFLIMITVVGVIAVRNSSTNLKLATSDQINTVLIQAADSANSKIEQAINGAPDSETYLQIMSRTGIVGRYILDEDNRNDIIDFCYRPRSKFFNIDNAVVRRGTGKLVNNTTGYCDPENADDYTSGRQTTMTQVMIKNVSDIDGRRFSQYALGNDSSQKNATKLKFEVYSTAVLPAYGSSTTAQVKACFQKDASSSTDSVSQCMTKHGIPSKTLVENIVVENFQRSEYCRLYGGKTVGSTSSLCPSS, from the coding sequence ATGTTACACGTCCGATTTAGATCGCCACAAAGTTTGCCGAATGGACAGACAGGAGCAGTGCTAATTGTAGTCTTGCTGTTTTTGATAATGATTACTGTGGTGGGGGTCATTGCTGTACGTAATAGTAGTACCAACTTAAAACTGGCTACTAGTGATCAAATCAATACAGTATTAATTCAAGCGGCAGACAGTGCTAACAGTAAAATTGAACAGGCCATTAATGGCGCCCCTGACTCAGAAACTTACTTACAAATTATGAGTCGTACAGGTATTGTGGGACGTTATATTTTGGACGAAGATAATAGGAATGATATTATTGATTTTTGTTATCGGCCACGCAGTAAGTTTTTTAATATAGACAATGCCGTAGTAAGACGTGGTACGGGAAAATTGGTCAATAATACGACAGGGTATTGCGATCCAGAAAACGCTGACGATTATACGAGTGGTCGTCAGACTACTATGACTCAAGTTATGATTAAGAATGTCTCTGATATCGACGGTCGTCGATTTTCTCAATATGCTTTAGGTAATGACAGCTCACAAAAAAATGCTACTAAACTTAAATTTGAAGTCTATTCGACGGCGGTATTGCCAGCCTATGGCAGTAGCACCACTGCACAAGTCAAAGCTTGCTTTCAAAAAGATGCTTCTTCTAGTACAGACAGCGTCAGTCAATGTATGACTAAACATGGTATTCCTAGCAAGACTTTAGTAGAAAATATAGTAGTTGAAAATTTTCAGCGCTCAGAATACTGCAGATTATATGGCGGTAAGACCGTAGGCTCTACTAGTAGCTTGTGTCCAAGCTCTTAA
- a CDS encoding PilW family protein, which translates to MKNLLIRNDLLISNDNSKVKSDALKKPISSLNYPTNQSFRFQQKGFTLVELMISLVLGLLISAAVIQVFITSQRVDRIQAGGSDIQDKAIFGIQSMTQQLRLANLGNEGREINDTTPQGGIVLTGGGKNATDVNVAVKKNLKKGYLTRSHDMDTKGANGWNGDLTNTAIASDQLTIQYVNATNAPLFDCEGNKIAVNDRVIERYYLKESSATNTARKNLNLVCDAGRIDEDVLTDFGETDGNKTATIIENVDQFNIRLGVQRPISSTGTPSYEYADMTVKDYMALTGQKPYITSIRFGILARSTANSPEDSGDTFTILGTSQTLKAQTNAPKYLRRVYETNVLIRNARLMRVIESTTGGT; encoded by the coding sequence ATGAAAAATTTACTAATAAGAAATGATTTATTAATCAGCAATGATAATTCTAAAGTAAAGTCTGACGCTCTTAAAAAACCAATATCCTCATTGAATTACCCAACTAATCAAAGTTTTCGTTTTCAGCAAAAAGGCTTTACCTTGGTAGAGTTAATGATATCGCTAGTTTTAGGGCTACTTATTTCGGCTGCTGTCATTCAAGTATTTATTACTAGTCAGCGTGTAGATCGCATTCAAGCAGGGGGTTCTGATATCCAAGATAAAGCAATCTTTGGTATTCAGTCTATGACTCAGCAGCTGCGTTTAGCTAATCTAGGCAATGAAGGTCGTGAGATTAATGATACGACTCCTCAAGGCGGAATAGTGCTAACGGGAGGCGGAAAAAATGCTACTGATGTGAATGTAGCAGTCAAAAAAAACTTGAAAAAAGGGTATTTGACGCGCAGTCATGATATGGATACTAAAGGTGCAAACGGTTGGAATGGAGATTTAACTAACACAGCTATAGCTAGCGATCAACTTACTATCCAATATGTGAATGCGACTAACGCGCCTCTTTTTGATTGCGAAGGTAATAAGATTGCTGTTAATGACCGAGTTATTGAACGTTATTATCTTAAGGAAAGTTCTGCCACTAATACCGCTAGAAAAAATCTAAATCTAGTCTGTGATGCTGGTCGAATTGATGAAGATGTTCTTACAGATTTCGGTGAGACAGATGGTAACAAGACCGCTACTATTATAGAAAACGTTGATCAGTTTAATATTAGGCTTGGCGTACAAAGACCAATATCAAGTACAGGTACACCGTCTTATGAGTATGCTGATATGACTGTAAAAGACTATATGGCACTAACAGGGCAAAAGCCATATATTACTAGTATTCGTTTTGGTATATTGGCGCGAAGTACGGCCAATAGTCCGGAAGATAGTGGAGATACCTTTACGATACTAGGCACTTCTCAGACTTTAAAGGCCCAAACTAACGCACCAAAATATCTGCGCCGAGTTTATGAAACTAATGTGCTTATTCGCAATGCTCGATTGATGCGAGTGATTGAAAGTACTACTGGCGGTACCTAA